A stretch of the Desulfocurvus vexinensis DSM 17965 genome encodes the following:
- the hisS gene encoding histidine--tRNA ligase, with amino-acid sequence MSKIQKIKGVADMYPPESTTFAHLEQTARQVFSRYGYQEVRLPLMEPTQLFSRSIGEETDVVQKEMYTFPDRKGRSLTLRPEATAGMMRAYIENGLYSPGAVHKMFTFGPMFRYERPQKGRMRQFHQLDVEMVGATEPQADAELVLMLSTYLRTLGMRQLTFEINSLGCRTCRPRHRAALDAFFAALPGADELCDDCKRRTGTNPLRVLDCKVPRCRELTASAPEIEEHLCADCAGAYAEVQAILAGAGVEFVKNPRLVRGLDYYVGLTFEVTSTDIGAQTAVAGGGRYDGLIAQLGGPDVAATGFAIGMERLALLVSPVGQPAADFFVAVLDPAAPSPALALAQELREAGLTGETGFASGSMKSRMRAADRSGARWCLLLGGQELADGSVTLRDMRSGEQRTLPRAEAVALLASRE; translated from the coding sequence ATGAGCAAAATCCAGAAAATCAAAGGCGTGGCGGACATGTATCCGCCCGAGAGCACGACCTTCGCCCACCTGGAGCAGACCGCGCGCCAGGTCTTTTCGCGCTACGGCTACCAGGAGGTGCGCCTGCCGCTCATGGAGCCGACCCAACTCTTCTCGCGCTCCATCGGCGAGGAGACCGACGTGGTCCAGAAGGAGATGTATACCTTCCCCGACCGCAAGGGCCGCTCCCTGACCCTGCGCCCCGAGGCCACGGCGGGCATGATGCGCGCCTACATCGAGAACGGGCTCTATTCCCCGGGCGCCGTGCACAAGATGTTCACCTTCGGGCCCATGTTCCGCTACGAGCGGCCCCAGAAGGGGCGCATGCGCCAGTTCCATCAGCTGGACGTGGAGATGGTCGGGGCCACCGAGCCCCAGGCCGACGCCGAGCTGGTGCTCATGCTCTCGACCTATTTGCGCACCCTGGGCATGCGCCAGCTGACCTTCGAGATCAACTCCCTGGGCTGCCGCACCTGCCGCCCCCGGCACCGCGCGGCGCTGGACGCCTTCTTCGCCGCCCTGCCGGGCGCGGACGAGCTGTGCGACGACTGCAAGCGCCGCACGGGCACCAACCCCCTGCGCGTGCTGGACTGCAAGGTGCCCCGCTGCCGCGAACTGACCGCCAGCGCCCCCGAGATCGAGGAGCACCTGTGCGCGGACTGCGCCGGGGCCTATGCCGAGGTCCAGGCCATCCTGGCCGGGGCCGGGGTGGAGTTCGTCAAGAACCCCCGGCTGGTGCGCGGGCTGGACTACTACGTGGGCCTGACCTTCGAGGTCACCTCCACGGACATCGGCGCGCAGACCGCCGTGGCTGGCGGCGGGCGCTACGACGGGCTCATTGCCCAGCTCGGCGGGCCCGACGTGGCCGCCACGGGCTTTGCCATCGGCATGGAGCGCCTGGCGCTGCTGGTGTCGCCCGTGGGCCAGCCTGCGGCGGACTTCTTCGTCGCCGTGCTCGACCCGGCGGCCCCCAGCCCGGCCCTGGCCCTGGCCCAGGAGCTGCGCGAGGCCGGGCTCACCGGCGAGACGGGCTTCGCCTCGGGCAGCATGAAGAGCCGCATGCGCGCGGCGGACCGCTCGGGCGCGCGCTGGTGCCTGCTGCTGGGCGGGCAGGAGCTGGCCGACGGCAGCGTGACCCTGCGCGACATGCGCAGCGGCGAGCAGCGCACCCTGCCCCGGGCCGAGGCCGTGGCCCTGCTGGCGAGCCGCGAGTAG